The Candidatus Deferrimicrobiaceae bacterium genomic sequence AGGAGATACTCGGTCGGATCATGCTCGCCCGCTCCGTGCGCGGCCGCTTCGGCGGCGAAGGCGGCCGCCTTTTGCCCGCCTTCGAAGATCGGGTCGAGCCAGTGCTCGAACTGGTTGGCCCCGCCAAGCGCGGCGGGAATGCCGATCCAGCCGCCGATGATCGATAACACCGCGAGGATGGACAACGGCAGCGTCATCGTCCAGGGCGACTCGTGGACGTGCGCCTCGACTTCCTTGTCCATGCGCGACTCGCCGAAGAAGGTCATGAAAACCAGGCGGAACATGTAGAAGGCCGTAATCCCCGCGGCAGCGGTGCCGACGAGCCAGAGGAACCGATTGCCGTGGTTCGGGTCACTGAACGCCTTCCACAGAATCTCGTCCTTCGAGAAGAACGCGGCCAGCGGCGGGATGCCCGCGATGGCGATGGTGGCGATGAACATCGTCCAGAAAGTGATCGGGAGATGCTTGCGCAGCGAACCCATCTTGCGCATGTCCTGCTCGCCCGACAGGGCATGGATCACCGAGCCGGAGCCGAGGAACAGCAGCGCCTTGAAAAAGGCGTGGGTCATCAGGTGGAAGATGCCCGCCCCGAACGCGCCGACGCCGCAGGCGAGGAACATGTAACCGAGCTGGGAGACGGTCGAGTAAGCCAGGACACGCTTGATGTCGGTCTGGCAGATGCCGATCGATGCGGCGAAGATCGCCGTGGCCGCCCCCACCGATGCGACGACGGTCATGGAAACCGGCGCCAGCATGAACAGGGCGTTGGAGCGCGCGACCATGTAGACGCCCGCGGTGACCATCGTGGCCGCGTGGATGAGGGCCGAGACCGGAGTGGGGCCTTCCATGGCATCGGGCAACCAGACATAGAGGGGAAGCTGCGCTGATTTGCCGGTAGCGCCCAGGAACATGAGCAGCGTGATGGCGGTCGCGAGCCCCGCGGTCAGGATGCCGGATTGCTGGAGCATCGGGATCCGGGCGAAGACCTCGGTGTAGTTGAGCGTGCCGAAGTTCCAGAAGACGAGGAACATCGCGAGCAGGAAACCGAAGTCGCCGATGCGGTTGACGACGAACGCCTTCTTGCCGGCGTCGGACGCGCTCTTCTTCTCGTACCAGAATCCGATGAGCAGGTAGGAGCACAGCCCCACGCCTTCCCAGCCGACGAACATGAGCAGGTAACTGGAGCCGAGCACCAGCGTGAGCATCGAGAACATGAACAGGTTGAGGTAGACGAAGTAGCGGGCGACGGCCGGCTCGTGCGACATGTAACCGACAGAGTAGACGTGGATCAGGAACCCGACGCCGGTAACGACCAGGATCATGACGGCCGAGAGCGGGTCGAGCTGGAGTGCCGCGGTGACGTCGAGTCCCCCCGACTGGATCCAGGTGAACAGCGGTTTCACCACGGTCCGGGCCTCGGCGGGCATCTGCGCCAGCTGGATGACCGAGAGGAGCGACACGACGAAGGCGGCGAAGATCATCCCGGGGGCGATGACGGCCACGAGCTTCCGATATCCGGGCGTTTCGTGATGGCCGCCGTGGGCGTCGTCATGCCCACCGTGGCCATGGTCGTCGTTCCCGTGCCCTTCGGCAGGCAGAAGCAACGGCCGCTCGGCGACGAGGGCGATGACCCCGTTGATGAGAACGCCGGCCAGCGGAAATGCGAGGATCAGCCAGAGGTATTCGTGAATGTTGCTTACCATTTCAGCACGCTCAGCTCGGTGATATCGATCGTTTCCTTGATCCGGTAGATCGCGATCAGAATCGATAAGCCGACGGCGGCTTCGGCCGCGGCCACCGTCATGACGATGAAGGCGAACACGCCGCCCGTCGGATCGCCCAGGTAGGAGCCGGTTGCGACGAGCGCCACGTTGACTCCGTTGAGCATCAGCTCGACGCTCATCAAAATGATGAGGGCGTTCTTACGGACCACGACGCCGATGGCGCCGATGCCGAACAGCAGCGCTGACAGGACAAGGTATGCGGAAGGTTCCATCATCGTCTCGAATCCCTCAGATCTTCTTTTTCGCGAGGACAACCGCGCCGACCACCGCTGCGAGCAGCAGGACCGACGTGACCTCGAAGGCCAGCAGGTAATCGGTGAAAAGCGCGTGTCCGATGGCTTCGACCGAACCCGAATCCTTGACGGCCAGGGGCGAGGCCGAGAGACGCCGGCCGGCCACCGCCGCCTCGACCATGAACAATCCGGCCGTCACGACGCCGAGCAATCGGTAAACCGTCATCTTCTCGACCGGAAGCTTGTCCTGCGGCACGTTGATCAGCAGGATGACGAAGATGAACAGGACGATGACCGCCCCGGCATAGACGATCACCTGGATCACGGCCAGGAAGTGCGCCTGACGAAGGGCGAAGAGCGCGGCGACCGCAAAGAGCGACAGGATCAGCGAAAGGGCAGCGGACATCGGGCTCTTGCGGGTGACGACCATGAGCGCGCCCGCAACCGCGACGGCGCCGAACAGGGTAAAGAGAATGGGTTCCATGTCGGCCTATTTCTCCAGGAGATCGTCGATCGAGAAGACGAACTTTTCCCGGGCGTCGTCGGGCGGGGTGAACCAGCCCGTGTCCATCCGGATCGCATCGCACGGGCAAGCCTCGACGCAGAGCCCGCAGAAAATGCAGCGCAGGTGATCGATGTCGAAGCTGACGGGCACCTTCTCGATGTCGGGGTTGGGCGACTCGCCGGCCACGATCGTGATGCAATTCGCCGGGCAGGCCGTCTGGCAGCAATAGCAGGCGACGCAGCGCGGCGTGCCGTCGGGCCGCTTCATCAGGCGGTGTTTGCCGCGAAAGCGGGCCGGCATGACGCGCCGCTCCTCAGGGTATTCGTAGGTGTAGATTCCCTCGTCGTGAACGAGGTTGTGCAGCAGGTGCCCTATCGTCACGCCGAGGCCCTTGACGATCTCGACGAGATAAAGGCTCTCGCTGAGAGACATGTTTTCGGGCCGGGAGACTTTCTTGATTCCGATGGTCATGGTCGTTAGAACCTGCCTCGATCGATCAGGAGCAGGATGAGCCCCGTCACGAAGATGTTGATGAGCGAGAGCGGCAGCATCACCTTCCAGCCCAGCCGCATGACCTGGTCGTACCGGAACCGGGGGATCGTCCAGCGGACCCAGATGAAGAGCCAGGCGAAGAAGAGCAGCTTCGCCATGAACGCCCCGATCCTGAGCAGCAGGACCAGCGCGGAGGGGAGCTGCACCCAGAGGCTGGCCGGAGTCCCGAGGCCCTGGTCGGTGAGGAACGGAAGCTGCCATCCGCCGAAGAAGAGCGACGTGATGACGGCGGACCCGACCACGACATGGACGTATTCGGCCATCATGAACATGGAAAACTTGAAGGATGCGTACTCGGTGTGGTAACCCGCGACGAGCTCGGATTCGCCTTCGGGAAGGTCGAAGGGCGTCCGGTTGGACTCTGCGTAAAGTGCGACGATGAAGATGATGAAACCGAGCGGCTGGACGATGATGCCCCACTTGGGGATAAACCCGAAGATCAGGTCGCCCTGACCCTTGACGATCTCGGAGAGCTGGACCGACTGGAACACCATCAGGATGCCGATGATGGATAGACCCATCGTGACTTCGTAGGAAAGCATCTGGGCCGAGGCGCGCAGGCTGCCGAGGAGTGGGAATTTGCTCCCGGAGGCATAGCCGGCAAGGATGACGCCGTAGACCGCCATCCCGCCCATCGCGAACAGGTAGAGAATGCCGACGTTGAGCGGCGCCCCCTGGAGCGCATAACTCTTGCCCATGATGCTGACATCGGGGCCGAAAGGCACGACCGCGAACGTCATGAACGCCGCGGCAACCCCGAACATCGGCGCCATCTGGTAGAAGAGCCGGTGGGCGTGGTCGGGGATGAAATCTTCCTTGAAAAGGAACTTGATCGCATCGGCCAGCGGGTGGAACATGCCGCCGAGCGTGATCCCGGCGATGGACGCGCGATTGGGGCCGCGGCGGTCCTGGATGTAGCCTGCGCCCTTGCGCTCTGCCCAGACGAGGACAGGCACGAGCATGAGCGGGAAAAACATCGATATGAGGACACGGACGACCGATACCGTCAGATCAAGCATTTCCGGCCTCCGACACGTTCTGGCCTTGCTCGCCGAGCGTCTCGTAGGTCATTCCGGAGAACGGCGGCAGTACGGCGGCAAGCGCCGAGAACACGGCAGCCTCGTCGTCGTCTTTCCATCCGGCGCCAAGCCGGTTTGCGATGCCGGCCACGATCTCGATCTCGGGCCTGGCGTTGCCGCGAAGGGGAATGCCCGCGAAGAAGCGCTGCACGCGCCCCGCGAAGCTGGTGAACGTCCCACCGCGTTCGAAAACCGTGGCCGAGGGGAGGACCGCCTGAGCCGCCCGGGAAAGGGCGCTCTCGTTCGATCCGACCACGGCAACGAACGGCACGGCCGACAGCAGCGTGGCGACTTCGTTGTCGCCCAAGTCTCCCAGCACGTTCCCGAACAGCAGCAGCGCCTTGATCTTCTTGTCTGCGATCTTCTGGAGCAGGGCGTCGAAGTCGGCGTCGGAGATGCCGACCAGCTTCGCGCCCCGGCTGTTGGGGTTCTTGTCAGCCTTGATGAGGAAGTCGTCGGCGAAGCCGTCGCCCGCGACCCTGGGCGTGAACGCCAGGTTCGACGTGCGCAGGACCTCGGCCGCCAGACGCCTGAGAAGGAAAAGCGATTCGTTGGAGGACTTTGGCGAGGCGATCACGGCGACCGATTCGGCCCCGCCGTTCTCGATGGCCTCCTGGAACTTGTAGGCCACGTCCGCGAGGGCAGCGTCCCACCCCGGGGTCCGGTCGGAGCCGCCCTGCCGAAGCGTCGGCTCGACGAGCCGCGCCTCGTTGGCCTTCTTGTATTCGAGACGCCCGAAATCGCACATCCAGGTCTGGTTGACGGCGTCGTTCTGCCGTGGCTTGACGCGGTACATCGTCTCGGCGCGATAGTACGCGTCGATGTTGCACCCGTTCGCGCAGCCGGTGCAGACCGACTTCGTGGAGGCGAGGAACCAGACGCGGCACTTGAAGCGGAAGTCCTTGCTCGTCAGGGCGCCGACCGGGCAGATGTCGGCCAGGTTGCCGGTGTAGTTGTTGTCGAGCGGCCGCCCCGGGAAGATCGAGATCTCGGAGTGGTTGCCCCGCTGGCAGATTTCGAGCTCGCCCGTCTTGGTGACTTCGTTGAGGAAGCGCACGCAACGGGAACAGAGGATGCACCGCTCGGAATCGAGCATGATCTGCCCGCCGATGTCCTGGTGCTTGGTCTTGCGCACCTTGTCTTCGAGCGCAAACCGGCTCTTGTGGAGCCCGTACTTCATGTAGTAGTCCTGCAGCCCGCACTCGCCCGCCTGGTCGCAGATGGGGCAGTCGACCGGGTGGTTGACGAGCAGGAACTCGAGGACGCCGGTGACCGCCTTGCGCACCTTCTCGTTGTCGGTATAGACGACCATCCCCTCGGTGACCGTCGTGGAGCAGGCGGTCATCAGCTTGGGCGCCTTCTCGACCTCGACCAGGCACATTCGGCAGCTCCCGGCGATGGGCAGCTTCGGATGGTAGCAGTAGGTCGGGATCTCGATCCCGACCTGCTTGGCCGCATTGAGGATGGTGGTCCCTTCGGGGACCTCGACCTGGATACCGTTCAGTGTGATATTAGGCATGGGCACTCTGGAATTTGTTCCCGTATGGGCATTTCTGGTCGCGGATGTGTTGTTCGAATTCGTCGCGGAACTTGGCGAGGAACGACTTGACCGGCACGCTGGCCGCCTCGGAGAGCGGGCAGATGGTGCGGCCCATCATGTTGTCGCAAAGGTCGAGCAGCAGCTCGATATCGCCCTGCTTCCCCTTGCCGTTCTCGATCCGGGTGACGATGGTCTTGAACCAGCCCGTGCCCTCGCGGCACGGCGTGCACTGGCCGCAGGACTCGTGCGCGTAGAAGTTCATCAGGACGTTGAGGATGCGCACCATGCAGGTGCCCTCGGGGATGACGATGATGCCGCCCGACCCCGACGCGCTGCCGATCTTGGCCATCGACTCGATGTCGTAGGCGACGTCGATCTCGTCGGGCCGCAGGATCGCGGTAGACGAGCCGCCCGGGATGACCGCCTTGAGCGCCTTTCCGTCCTTGATGCCCCCGCAGTGCTTGTAGATGATGTCCTTGAGGTTGGTGCCGCACGGCAGCTCGTAGACGCCCGGCTTCTCGACCCAGCCCGAGACGCCGATGAGGCGCGTGCCGCCGTTCTTCTCGCTTCCGAGCGCTGCGAATTTCTCGCCGCCGTTGTTGATGATCCAGGGGACATCGGCCAGCGTCTCGACGTTGTTGACGATGGTGGGAAGGCCGAAGGCGCCGACGACGGCAGGGAACGGCGGCTTGAGACGAGGCCAGCCCCGCTTGCCCTCGAGCGAGTTGATGAGCGAGGTTTCCTCGCCGCAGACGTAGGCGCCGGCCCCGCGGTGGACCGTGAGGTCGAGGTCGAACCCGCTGCCCAAAATGTTCTTGCCAAGGTAGCCCTTGGAATACGCCTCGTCGATCGCTTCGTTGAGGATGCGCGCCTCGCGGACGAACTCGCCGCGGATGTAGATGTAGGCCTGGTGGGCGTTGAGGGCGAACGCCGCGATCGCGATGCCCTCGACGAGCAGGTGCGGCCCGCGCGACATGATGAGGCGGTCCTTGAACGTGCCCGGCTCGCCTTCGTCGGCGTTGACGACAAGGACGCGGGGACGGTCGTTCTTGGGCAGGAAGCCCCACTTGACGCCGGCCGGGAAGCCTGCGCCGCCGCGCCCGCGCAAGCTGGCCTTCTTGACCTCGTCCATGATCGCGTCGGGCGTCATGGTATAGGCCTTGCGCTGCGCCGCGTAACCGCCCAGCTCCTGGTAGGTGCCGATGGCGCGGTACTGGTCGTTTCCGAAATGGGTAGTCAGGACGAGTTCCATCGTGGTTTCCGGGCTCCTCCTACTTGAGACCGTCGAGGATCGAATCGATCTTCGCCGCCGTCAGGTTCTCGTAGTAATCGTCGTTGATCATCATGACCGGGGCGGTTCCGCAGGCGCCCAAACACTCGACCTTGGCCAGCGTGAACTTTCCGTCGGCCGTCGTCTGGCCGGGCTTTACGCCCAGCTTGCCGGAAACGTGGTCGATCAGGTGCTCGGCGCCCAGGAGCGAGCAGGCGATGTTTCGGCAGACCTGGACATGGTACTTGCCCACCGGCTTGCGGTTGTACATCGTGTAGAAGGTGGCGACGCCCTCGATGCGTGCGGCCGAAAGGCCGAGCAGCCCGGCGACATATTCGATGCCCTCGCTGGTCACGTCGCCGTATTGCTGCTGGACCAGGTGCAGGGCGGGCAGGATCACCGCCTCCCGGTCCGGGTAACGGGTCAGGAGCCGCTCGAATTCCTTCTGGTTCTCTTCGGAAAATGCGACGCTCACCGGTCAAGCTCCCCTGCGATGATATTGACGCTGCCCAGGACGGCTACGAGGTCGGCAAGCATCTGCCCCTCGCAAAGGGTCGGCATCCCCTGGAACATGTTGAGGCAGGGGGGCCGCACCTTGATCTTGTATGGGCCGCCTCCGCCCTTGCTCACGATATAGAAGCCCAGCTCGCCGTTGGCGGTCTCGGTGGCGTCGTATACCTCGCCCGCGGGGACCTGGATCCCCTCCATGATGAACTTGAAGTGGTTCATCAGCCCTTCGATGTTGCCATAGACGTCGTCCTTGCGCGGGATCATGAACCGGGGATCGTCGATGTTGATCGGCCCGCCCGGAAGCTGGTCAAGCGCCTGCCCGATGATCCGGACGGACTGCCGCATCTCTTCCATACGGACCATGTAGCGGTCGAGCGTGTCCCCGGTCTCGCCGACGGGAATATCGAAATCGAACCGGTCGTAGACCAGGTAGGGCTGGTCCTTGCGCAGGTCGAGCGGCACGCCGGTCGCCCGCAGGCAGGGGCCGGTGAAACCGAGCGCGATCGCCTTCTCGGCCGTGATCGGACCGACATCTTTTGCCCGCTCTATGAAGATCCGGTTCTTGGTGAGCAGCGCGTTGACGTCGGCCAGTGCCTTGAGGATCGGCCCCTCGATGAACGCGCGAACCCGATCGGTCCAACCCTCGGGGACATCGGCCGCAAACCCGCCGATGCGGGCAAAAGTAGTCGTGAGCCGGGAACCGCAGACTTCCTCGATAAGCTTGTAGATCTCCTCGCGCGGAGCCCAGAAATACCAGAAATTCGTGAGCGCCCCCATGTCGAGCACGTTGGTGCAGACACACACGAGATGGTCCATGATCCGGTTGAGCTCGGCGAGGATGACACGGACATACTGACACCGTTCGGTCACTTGGAGGCCGCAAAGCTTTTCGACGGCCATCGCGTAGCCGATGTTGTTGGCCAACGGGGAAACGTAGTTCAGCCGGTCGGTGTAGGCCACGACCTGGGTCCAGGTTGCCGCCTCGCACTCTTTTTCGAAGCCGCGGTGCAGGTACCCGAACTCGGGCTCGAGCTTCAGGACCGTCTCGCCGTCGAGCTCGGTGATGAAGCGGAGCGTCGCGTGGGTCGCCGGATGCGACGGGCCGATGTTGATCCGCATCGGCTCGGTCTGGAGGTCGAGCTTGTCGTGGGTCCTCTGTCTTGCGATGAGTTCTGCCATGTCCCTTTACTCTTCCGGTCCGATGGTGGGCTGACGCTTCTTTTTCGGGTAATCCTTGCGGAGCGGGTAGCCGACGAACGTTTCGGGATTCAGGATGCGCCGCAGGTCGGGATGATTGTTGAAGCGGATGCCGTACATGTCGAAAGCTTCCCGCTCGTACCAGTTCATCCCGGTCCAGACACCGGCAACGGAGTCGATCGTCGGGTCTTCGGCCGAAACGCGCGCCTTGATCCGGAGCCGGCTCTTGTGCTCCAGGGAAAAGAGGTGATAGACCACCTCGAAGCGGGGCTCCTCGCCGAGGTAATCGACGCCGGTCAGGTCCATCGCAAAGTTGAAGCGCATGTCAGGATCGTCGCGGAGGAACGTGCAGATCTCGACGATCCGCTCGCGTGCGACCTGAGCCGTGGCGTCTCCGAAGTCGGAATGGGTGGCCAGGATCGCATTTCCGAAATGCGACGCCAACTTCTCGAGAACGATCTTGTTTCGCTGTTCGGTCATGATTTACCCGTCAGACCGTCCGACCTTCGGCGGCCCAGCGTTCGGCCGCGCGCGGGGCGCCGGTTTCGATGAGTTTCTGGAGATTCACGATCGCGTCGATGACGCTTTCGGGGGTGGGGGGGCATCCGGGGATGTAGACGTCGACCGGGAGGATCTGGTCGATTCCCTGGAGGACGCTGTAGTTGTTGTAGAAGCCGCCCGAACAGGCGCAAGCGCCCATCGACACGACCCACTTGGGCTCGAGCATCTGCTGGTAGATGCGCTTGAGGACAGGCGCCATCTTGTAGTTGATGGTTCCGGCCACGAGCAGCACGTCGGCCTGGCGGGGGGAGAAACGGACGACCTCGGCTCCGAAGCGCGAAGCATCGTAATGGGTGCCGAGCACCGCCATCACCTCGATGCCGCAGCATGCCGTTGCGAACGTAAAGGGGTAGAGCGAATACTTCCGCCCCCAGGCGAGCAGCGATTCGAACGTGGTCAGCGAATAGGCGGGGGCGCCGCCGCCCGGTTGCGCCTGCGATTCTACTGCCATTCCAGAGCTCCCTTTTTCCAGACGTAGATCAACCCGACAAGAAGGATGCCGAGAAAGACAACCATTTCGACGAAACCGAACAGCCCGAGCGACCGGAAGAGGATCGCCCATGGGTAAAGGAACGCGGACTCGAGATCGAACAGCAGGAACAGGATGGCGATAAGGTAGAACTTGACGGACACCCGGATCTGGGAACCGGTGAACGGGTCGACGCCGCACTCGTAGACGTCGAACTTGACCTTGTCGTATCGCTTGACGCCAAGCGCCTGCGAAAGCGCAACGAAACCGATCGACATCGCGACTGCGATGACCAGCATCAACAGAACCGGGAAGTACGGGTTCGAAAACTGGATCGTGGACAGGTAACCGGTCATAAGGTCGTCACCTTTTCCCTAGAACGCGCTCAATTTGCTGGATGCTTCGGCGGCCATGCGGATAACGGGTTCCCAATATACACCAAGCAACACGGTCGGGACCATGAAAATCAGGACCAGCGCGGAGGCCAGCGGAGAAACGGAAAGCTCGGTCGTATCGACCGCCTTATCGAGGAACATCGCCTTGACGACACGCGCGTAATAGTAAAGCGAGACGGCGCTGTTGAGCGCTGCGACGATGGCCAGCCAGTAGATGCCCTTGGAGACGAGGGCGGCGAACAGGTAGACCTTGCCGATGAACCCGGCGAACGGCGGGATTCCGGTCAAGGAGAAGAGAAACAGGGCGAACGCGACTGCCAGGAACGCCGAGCGGCTTCCCATGCCCCGGTAGTTCTCGATCTCTTCGCTATTGGTCCGGTTCGCGACCAGGAGAACGATGTAGAAGGCGCCGAGATTCATGAACAGGTAGGTGACGAGATAGAAGAGGATGGCCTGGACGCCCAGAGGTGAAAGCACCACGAAGCCCATCAGCATGTAGCCGGCGTGGGCGATCGAGGAGTAGGCGAGCAGCCGCTTGACGTTAGTCTGCTTGATCGCGACCAGGTTGCCGACGGTCATCGTGACGGCCGACAGCACCGCGAAGAGCATCGGCCAGTCGACGGCTGCGGTGGCTTTCCAGAGGCCCGTGACCGCGTCCTGTGCGGCGAAATTCGAGAAGAAGAATCGGATGAGAAGCCCGAAGCCCGCGGCCTTGGGACCGACCGAGAGGAACGCGGTGATCGGCGTGGGAGCGCCTTCGTAAACGTCGGGGCTCCACATGTGGAACGGGACCGCCGCGATCTTGTAACCGAAGCCGACCGTGACCAGTGCAACCGAAAGCGCGACCGGAACGAGCGGGACGGTGCCAGAGGCCAGCACCCGGGCGATCTCGGAGAAGTGGGTCGACCCCGACACGCCGAACAGCAAGGAGAAGCCGTAGATCATGGAGCCCGAGGCGGTGCCGCCGTAGACCACGTATTTCATCGCGGCCTCGGTCGATTTCTTCTCGCCCTTCAGGTAGCCGGCCAGAAGATAGGACGGGATCGACACGAGCTCGAGCGAGACGTAGAGCATGACGAGGTCGGTCGAGGAAACCAGGGTAAACATCCCCAGAAGCACGGAAACGAGGAAGATGTAGTATTCGGCTTGGGTACGCCCGCAAAGATCCTTGCTCTGGACCGACATCAGGATGACGAAAAGCGTGGTCAGCGACATCAGCACCTTGAAGAAGGTGGCGAAGGCGTCGGTGGCGACCATGCCCTCGAAGAGCCCCGACCCGTTCCCCGGCGCGGAGATGCTCGCCAGGACCAGCGCCGCCCCCACGCCGACCAGCGAAAGAATCGCGGCCGAGGAGGATGTGCGATCCTTTCCGGCCACGTGGACGAGGACAAGCAGGAGCACGGTCGCCGTCAGCGCGAACTCGGGAAGGAAATATTGGATGGAGCCGAGGTTGTCGAGCAACATTTACATCACCATTTTGACGACGTCGACCAGTTTCACCATGGACGCGTTCATGAGGTTGAGGATCGGCATCGGATAGCAACCGATGAACAGGGCCGCGACCGCGAGCGGGACGAGCGTGAACAGCTCGCGGCCGTTGATCTCGGCCAGTCCGGCGTATTTCGGGTTGAGGGGGCCGAGGAACACGCGCTGGAGCGCCCAGAGATGGTAGGCCGCCCCGATGATGATGCCGAACGTAGAGATGATGACAAGCGCCTTGAAACCGGCGAAGGCGGCGGAGAACGCCCCGAGGAACACCAGCTGTTCGGCGAGGAACCCCGGGAGACCCGGCAGGCCGAGGGAGCCGAAGAAAGCGACGGTCACGAAGAAGGTGTAGACCGGGACAACCGCGGCGATGCCGCCGAAGCCGTCGATCTGGCGATGGTGCGCCCGGTCGTAGACGACGCCGACCAGGAGGAACAGCATGGAAGTGACGATGCCGTGCGC encodes the following:
- the nuoB gene encoding NADH-quinone oxidoreductase subunit NuoB; translation: MAVESQAQPGGGAPAYSLTTFESLLAWGRKYSLYPFTFATACCGIEVMAVLGTHYDASRFGAEVVRFSPRQADVLLVAGTINYKMAPVLKRIYQQMLEPKWVVSMGACACSGGFYNNYSVLQGIDQILPVDVYIPGCPPTPESVIDAIVNLQKLIETGAPRAAERWAAEGRTV
- the ndhC gene encoding NADH-quinone oxidoreductase subunit A, whose protein sequence is MTGYLSTIQFSNPYFPVLLMLVIAVAMSIGFVALSQALGVKRYDKVKFDVYECGVDPFTGSQIRVSVKFYLIAILFLLFDLESAFLYPWAILFRSLGLFGFVEMVVFLGILLVGLIYVWKKGALEWQ
- a CDS encoding NADH-quinone oxidoreductase subunit N, whose translation is MLLDNLGSIQYFLPEFALTATVLLLVLVHVAGKDRTSSSAAILSLVGVGAALVLASISAPGNGSGLFEGMVATDAFATFFKVLMSLTTLFVILMSVQSKDLCGRTQAEYYIFLVSVLLGMFTLVSSTDLVMLYVSLELVSIPSYLLAGYLKGEKKSTEAAMKYVVYGGTASGSMIYGFSLLFGVSGSTHFSEIARVLASGTVPLVPVALSVALVTVGFGYKIAAVPFHMWSPDVYEGAPTPITAFLSVGPKAAGFGLLIRFFFSNFAAQDAVTGLWKATAAVDWPMLFAVLSAVTMTVGNLVAIKQTNVKRLLAYSSIAHAGYMLMGFVVLSPLGVQAILFYLVTYLFMNLGAFYIVLLVANRTNSEEIENYRGMGSRSAFLAVAFALFLFSLTGIPPFAGFIGKVYLFAALVSKGIYWLAIVAALNSAVSLYYYARVVKAMFLDKAVDTTELSVSPLASALVLIFMVPTVLLGVYWEPVIRMAAEASSKLSAF